A DNA window from Peromyscus leucopus breed LL Stock chromosome 3, UCI_PerLeu_2.1, whole genome shotgun sequence contains the following coding sequences:
- the Arntl2 gene encoding aryl hydrocarbon receptor nuclear translocator-like protein 2 isoform X5, protein MIRSPPSMTESFLEENSRPSFIHDKELSHLILKTAEGFLFVVGCEQGRILFVSKSISKTLQYDQGSLMGQNLFDFLHPKDVAKVKEQLSCDVFPREKSLDTKTPLQVYGHGHTGRPHMHSGSRRSFFFRMKSCKIPVKEELRCSPCSKKKDHKKFYTVHCTGYLRSWPPNVVGMEKERDNEKDSGPLTCLVALGQLHPYSVPQKSGKIRLRPTEFVTRFAMNGKFVYVDQRATAILGYLPQELLGTSCYEYFHQDDHSNLTDKHKAVLQSKEKILTDSYKFRVKDGSFVTLRSQWFSFTNPWTKELEYIVSVNTLVLGRSETGDPSILHCGSKSSEDSFRQPCVSVPGVTTGTVLDAGSIGTEIANEVLSLRRLHSSSPEDSNPSEVVRDSHGINCRNASVPVSEVSTKECFSPSPETGGLEAARQHGTFEAAHSHGPLLSDGTQLDFDALCDNDDSAMAAFMNYLEAEAGLGDPGAFSDIQWTL, encoded by the exons ACAGCAGAAGGCTTCCTGTTCGTGGTCGGATGTGAACAAGGGAGAATTCTCTTTGTATCTAAGTCCATCTCCAAAACACTGCAGTATGACCAG GGCAGTTTGATGGGACAAAATTTGTTTGACTTTTTACACCCAAAAGATGTTGCCAAAGTAAAGGAACAACTTTCTTGTGATGTTTTCCCAAGAGAGAAATCTCTAGACACCAAAA CCCCTCTGCAGGTTTACGGTCACGGCCACACTGGGCGACCACACATGCATTCTGGCTCCAGACGATCTTTCTTCTTCAGAATGAAGAGCTGTAAAATCCCTGTCAAAGAAGAGCTTCGATGCTCACCCTGCTCAAAGAAGAAAG ACCACAAAAAATTCTACACTGTCCATTGCACTGGATACTTGAGAAGCTGGCCTCCGAATGTTGTTGgcatggagaaagagagggacaatGAGAAAGATAGTGGCCCTCTTACCTGCCTTGTAGCCCTGGGACAGTTACATCCGTATTCTGTCCCTCAGAAGAGCGGCAAGATCAGATTGAGGCCAACTGAGTTCGTAACCCGCTTTGCAATGAATGGAAAATTTGTCTACGTTGATCAAAG GGCAACTGCAATTTTAGGATACCTGCCTCAGGAACTTTTGGGAACTTCCTGTTATGAATATTTTCATCAAGATGACCACAGTAATTTGACGGACAAGCACAAAGCAG TTCTGCAGAGTAAGGAGAAAATACTTACAGACTCATACAAATTCAGAGTGAAGGATGGCTCCTTTGTAACCCTGAGAAGCCAGTGGTTCAGCTTTACTAACCCTTGGACCAAAGAGCTGGAGTACATCGTGTCTGTCAACACACTGGTCTT GGGGCGCAGCGAGACTGGGGACCCATCCATACTTCACTGTGGCAGCAAGTCCTCGGAAG ACTCATTCAGACAGCCCTGCGTCAGTGTGCCTGGCGTGACCACGGGGACCGTACTTGATGCTGGGAGTATTGGAACGGAGATAGCAAACGAGGTTCTGAGCCTACGGAG GTTACACTCTTCATCCCCAGAGGATTCAAATCCTTCAGAAGTCGTGAGAGATAGCCATGGTATAAACTGCAGGAATGCCAGCGTGCCTGTGAGTGAG GTGTCCACAAAGGAGTGCTTTTCACCAAGTCCTGAAACGGGGGGCCTGGAGGCTGCCAGGCAGCACGGGACTTTTGAAGCTGCTCACAGTCACGGGCCCCTCCTCA GTGATGGTACCCAGCTGGATTTCGATGCCCTATGTGACAATGATGACTCAGCCATGGCTGCGTTCATGAATTAccttgaagcagaggcaggcctgggtgACCCTGGGGCCTTCAGCGACATCCAGTGGACACTCTAG